One Piscinibacter lacus genomic window, CAACTTCCCCATCGCGGTCTTCCACAACCATCTGCGCATCCCGCGCGCGCCGACCTTCGGTGTCAAGCTGGGCCAGCCGCTGGATCGGCCCCGGCCGGTTCGCTCGATGACGAGCCTGATCGCCGGGGTGTTCAATGCCGCGCGCGGGGCGCTGGACCAGGATTTCCTGGTCGGCAATCCCGACTACAAGCACCTGATCGCCCGAATCAGCACGACGGACCACACCGCCCTGCGGGATGCCGACGGCAACCGGCCCGATCACAACTGGCTGAACTTCCGGCTTTCCGACGAGGCCAAGATCGACCTTTTCCGCTCGGGCGCGATGGCAGCCGCTGACTTCCTGGAGCGCTTCGACTGGGAGCGCTACAAGAAGATTCGTGCCGACAAGGCGGTGCTGCGCCAGCACGCGGCTGCCGCCGCCGCGCCCCCGGCACCCTGAGCGCGGGCCGGCCCGGGCGCAGCGCCCGGGCCCCTCAGGGCTTGCCGAAGGCCTCGGCCACGCTCAGCACCCGGCCGGTCTCGGCGGCCTCGTAGCCGGCCATGGCTGCGACGGTCGCGCGGTAGGCGGGGCTGCCCAGCAGGGCCAGCAGGCTTTTCATCGCGGGCCGCTCCAGGGCTTCGGCGCGCACTGCAAAAAAGTAGCGCTCGCGCAGCAGCGGCAGGAAGGTCAGGCCGAAGCGCTGGGCCGCGGTCTGCACGCCCAGGCCGACATCGGCCATGCCGCTGGCGATGTAGGCCGCCACGGCAGCATGGGTGAACTCGGTGCTCTCCCAGCCGCGCAGCGCGGATGGAGAGAGGCCGTGCTTGTCGAGCAGCAGCTCGGTCAGCATGCGGGTGCCGGAGCCTTGCGGCCGGTTGACGAAGCGCAGGTCCTCGCGGCCGAGGTCGTCCACGCCGCGCACCCGCTTGGGATTGCCCGGCGCGACGAACAGGCCCTGCCAGCGCACGGCCAGATGCACCAGGCGGTACTCCTCGTCGCGCAACCAGACGCGGTAGCGCTGCGAGGCGCGGGTCTCGAACTCGCCGATCGGCACGTGAAAGCCAGCCAGGTCGCATTCACCGCGCGACAGCGCGGCGACGGCCTCCACGCTGTGGCGGTAGCGCAGCTCGACCGATTGCGGCACGGCTTCGAGCTGCTCGACGAGCGCCGCCACCGCGAAGCCGTGGCTGGCGTGCAGGCGCAGGGGCTGGGGCGCGCGCGGCAGGCTGCGTTCGATCTCGGTCTCCAGTTCCGAGGCCAGGCTGTCGAGCAGCGGCGTCAGCCGGGCCTGCACGCGGCGCTGCGCCCAGATCAGCTTCTCGGCCAGGGGGCTGAGGGTGGAGCCCCGGCCGCGCCCGGCGTCGATCAGCGCATGGCCGAACAGGGCCTCGGCCGCCTTCACCTGGCCCCAGGCATGGCGGTAGGACACGCCCAGGCTGCGCGCGGCCTGGGCGATCGCACCGGTTTCCTGCACGGCCGCCAGCAGGGCCAGCAGGCTGGCGATGTCCAGGCCGGCCAGGTCTTCGCCGTTGCCGACGCCGCCAGGGCTGATCGACCACTGGGGCCGGATGTGAACGCGCATAGCTGTCCCTTGAAATGGAAAAACCTTGCATATTTTGCACGGCCTGGATCGCTAGCCTTCGATGGGTGACATGGGTCCCATGTCCTGAATCAAATATGTTGAATCAAGCGCATGTCCGAGGCTGCTTTTCCTGAAGCCTTGCTTGGAGTCCGTCGATGAACGCCCCCATCATTCCCATCCTGCCGGCCGGCAAGGCCCGCATGCCCCGCAGCTCCGGCCCGAGGCCGGTGTCGGCCCAGGCCCTGGCCGAGGTCCGCGAGGCCCTGGGGGCTGGCGCCGACCTGACGCGCCGCGACCTGCTGATCGAGCACCTGCACGCGATCAACGACCGCTTCCTGCAACTGCGCACCGACCACCTCGCCGCCCTGGCCGAGTTGATGCGCATGTCGGTGACCGAGGTGCATGAGGTCGCGAGCTTCTATCACCACTTCGAAATCGTGCGCCCTGGCGCCGACGGCCACTACCCGGTGGCCGCTGCGCTGACCGTGCGCGTCTGCGACGGCCTGGCCTGCGAGATGGCCGGCGCGCAGGATCTGCTGGCCCGCTTGCCGCAGATCCTGGGCCGCGAGGTTCGCGTGATCCCCGCCCCCTGCATCGGCCGCTGCGAGCAGGCCCCGGCCGTCGCCGTGCACCAGCACCCGATCGCGAGCGCCACGGTCGAATCCGTGCAGGCCGCCGTGAAGGCCGGCGCCACCACCCACGAGCCCGCGCCCTACCAGGACCTGGCCGCCTACCGCGCCGCTGGCGGC contains:
- a CDS encoding substrate-binding domain-containing protein, which gives rise to MRVHIRPQWSISPGGVGNGEDLAGLDIASLLALLAAVQETGAIAQAARSLGVSYRHAWGQVKAAEALFGHALIDAGRGRGSTLSPLAEKLIWAQRRVQARLTPLLDSLASELETEIERSLPRAPQPLRLHASHGFAVAALVEQLEAVPQSVELRYRHSVEAVAALSRGECDLAGFHVPIGEFETRASQRYRVWLRDEEYRLVHLAVRWQGLFVAPGNPKRVRGVDDLGREDLRFVNRPQGSGTRMLTELLLDKHGLSPSALRGWESTEFTHAAVAAYIASGMADVGLGVQTAAQRFGLTFLPLLRERYFFAVRAEALERPAMKSLLALLGSPAYRATVAAMAGYEAAETGRVLSVAEAFGKP